GTATTGCTGCGGTAACAGACTACAATCAATAGAGGCTGGGCACTCAGGACAAAGGAGCGAGACTGAGGACAGAGGAGCGAGACTGGGGACTGAGGATAGGGGAGCGAGACTGGGGACTGGGGACAGAGGAGCGAGACTGGGGACTGAGGACAGAGGAGCGAGACTGAGGACAGAGGAGCGAGACTGGGGACTGAGGATAGGGGAGCGAGACTGGGGACAGAGGAGCGAGACTGGGGACTGAGGATAGGGGAGCGAGACTGAGGACAGAGGAGCGAGACTGGGGACTGAGGACAGAGGAGCGAGACTGGGGACTGAGGATAGGGGAGCGAGACTGAGGACAGAGGAGCGAGACTGGGGACTGAGGACAGAGGAGCGAGACTGAGGACAGAGGAGCGAGACTGGGGACTGAGGATAGGGGAGCGAGACTGGGGACAGAGGAGCGAGACTGGGGACTGAGGATAGGGGAGCGAGACTGAGGACAGAGGAGCGAGACTGGGGACTGAGGACAGAGGAGCGAGACTGAGGACAGAGGAGCGAGACTGGGGACTGAGGATAGGGGAGCGAGACTGAGGACAGAGGAGCGAGACTGGGGACTGAGGATAGGGGAGCGAGACTGAGGACAGAGGAGCGAGACTGGGGACTGAGGATAGGGGAGGGAGACTGGAGACTGAGGATAGGGGAGCGAGACTGAGGGTAGGGGAGGGAGACTGGGGACTGAGGACAGAGGAGCGAGACTGGGGACTGAGGATAGGGGAGGGAGACTGGGGCCTGATTTTGGGGAGTTTTTCTATTTAGGTTAATGATGACTTGTATAGGTTGCTGTTGCATCACACATTTTACCTGCAGTCTCTGCACTTTCTATCCCCACAAACAACATTTTTTGTGTAATTTTGGGAGGACGTCTCAGAGAGTTACAGTATATGAGCTGGGACATGTCTAGAATAGTCTCATAACTTTGTGTCTGTGATCTTTCCCGGCTTGTGCAGAACGTCTTTCCTTTTTTCTACTGCATTAAGGAGTTTCTTTCTTGGTCCGAGTTGGATGTGAATACTCTGCAGATCTTCATTACAACACATCAGAAGAGATTCTAAATCAATTTTCTCTCTTAAAAGAGTGACATGCAATTCAAGTAAGCCATGAGATGCCAAGAAGACCTGAAGAGGGGAACTTTCTTCTTCCATATCTAGGTCCATGTCATCTACATTCCAGGTCTCGTTGATGTCGGTGTCATTGTCATTTCCATCGTTGGCTTCTGTTGTAAACAATTCACTGTTGACTTTAAAGCCCGTGTCATCTTCAGGTGtagaaatttcaccaaaatcagTGTTAATCCCTGTCGTCTGGTTGTTCCGGAAGACTATGTTCCCAAAGCCAGGCCGGTGAAAAATGGATAGCTTTTCCTCCGAGGTCGTCTCTTCTTCTTCGTGTTCATTGAAGACATCGGTGACCTTAGTACGTTGGCCACTAGAGCTTTCATCATTGGCGAACATGACGTTGCTCATCGTGTCTCTGTCCATTGTGTTTTTATCTTTCCTTCTCAATTTGAGCTGCAATGTGTCCTTCAGACTCTTGGATAATGTGCTCCTGGTCGATGGTGTTGAGAACTTGGCACCAAC
This region of Leptodactylus fuscus isolate aLepFus1 chromosome 8, aLepFus1.hap2, whole genome shotgun sequence genomic DNA includes:
- the ANKS4B gene encoding ankyrin repeat and SAM domain-containing protein 4B, translated to MSTRYHQSAIDGYLDILKEATKKDVNTADGDGMTPTLLAAYHGHLDVLELVCNRGGDPNKSDIWGNTPLHHAAEKGHANCVAFLINFGANIFALDNQLRSPLDVAVLKDHKDCVKILDGAASKQTSLNPKKVARLKEQAMKDAERKMKECEKLQEKHQSQMNKNFSRNQTGTVTSSKGTWSGSVGAKFSTPSTRSTLSKSLKDTLQLKLRRKDKNTMDRDTMSNVMFANDESSSGQRTKVTDVFNEHEEEETTSEEKLSIFHRPGFGNIVFRNNQTTGINTDFGEISTPEDDTGFKVNSELFTTEANDGNDNDTDINETWNVDDMDLDMEEESSPLQVFLASHGLLELHVTLLREKIDLESLLMCCNEDLQSIHIQLGPRKKLLNAVEKRKDVLHKPGKITDTKL